One part of the Gemmatimonadaceae bacterium genome encodes these proteins:
- a CDS encoding S9 family peptidase, with amino-acid sequence MRTSVSIALSSGALLAISTLAPAGIGAQGGGRAFTPADWYKVTTLGSPSISPDGKRVAFTVTTVKESENRRHSEVWVVSTAGGEAQRFTTAAYESSNPRWSPDGTWLLFASQRPGGGRGRSWGLRMDQPGGEAVATDRYPAGSVPSDKRFVVWSEGGAADSAGVDTTRRDPFARMQPMARPPFGAITRPVEPARFDGRHITEMRYKSNGPGFLPGPREKRTYRPMQVWMQPLDATGKKRLIDSTAYSRRSAVVSPDGKSIVFIADPALRPDSVVEAERDSLARLPYNAKRDEAPRNDADLFIIPVGGGTPRRLTSAMGSEGDPQWSPDGKWIAFTGSPTRTSSERLYVVDANGGTPTNLLGDWQYEPGAFEWLPDGRILMGAEVGGRSALFHLDPRDKSLKEVLGGRRQLRGFSTDESGQHVVYVATSMDKPTELYIANVDGSNERRLTSFNDALLKDVAFSDAERFTYKSVGNLDIEGWLMKPYGYQPGKRYPVALYIHGGPHSAYGEGWFDEFQNLAGAGMFVLFTNPRGSSGYGAKFTYATRGRWFAEDYEDLMKAVDLVAKRPDIDSTRMGVTGGSYGGVMTAWVTVKTSRFRAAQTDRMISDWWSWYGTSDAQGLTEFEFYGKPWDNPAMYDSLSPIRYIRKVKTPTLMVQSEEDHRTPMTDAEQWFIGLKKQGTPVEFVRYPRSTHDLSRTGEPWLLVDRLGRLRQWFGYWLLGETGEKAASGR; translated from the coding sequence ATGCGAACATCCGTCAGCATCGCGCTCTCGTCAGGGGCGCTGCTCGCCATCAGTACGCTCGCGCCGGCGGGCATCGGGGCTCAGGGAGGAGGGCGTGCCTTCACCCCTGCCGACTGGTACAAGGTCACCACGCTCGGCAGCCCATCGATTTCCCCCGATGGCAAGCGAGTGGCCTTCACCGTGACCACGGTCAAGGAGAGCGAGAACCGGCGCCACAGCGAGGTCTGGGTGGTCTCGACGGCGGGCGGTGAGGCGCAACGCTTCACGACCGCTGCGTACGAGTCCTCGAATCCGCGCTGGTCGCCGGACGGGACGTGGCTCCTCTTTGCGTCGCAGCGTCCGGGAGGCGGACGGGGGCGCTCGTGGGGGCTGCGCATGGATCAACCTGGTGGTGAGGCGGTCGCGACCGATCGCTACCCGGCGGGTTCGGTGCCGAGCGACAAGCGATTCGTGGTGTGGAGTGAGGGGGGAGCGGCCGACTCCGCGGGCGTCGACACCACGCGCCGCGATCCGTTCGCCCGCATGCAGCCCATGGCGCGCCCGCCGTTTGGCGCGATCACGCGCCCGGTGGAGCCGGCGCGCTTCGACGGGCGGCATATCACCGAGATGCGCTACAAGTCCAACGGGCCGGGCTTCCTTCCCGGGCCGCGCGAGAAGCGGACGTATCGCCCCATGCAGGTGTGGATGCAGCCGCTGGACGCGACGGGGAAGAAGCGACTCATCGATAGCACGGCGTATTCGCGGCGGTCGGCGGTTGTTTCACCTGACGGGAAGTCCATCGTCTTCATTGCCGATCCGGCGCTGCGCCCCGACTCGGTGGTGGAGGCCGAGCGTGATTCGCTGGCCCGGTTACCGTACAACGCCAAGCGCGACGAGGCGCCGCGTAACGACGCGGACCTCTTCATCATCCCGGTTGGCGGCGGCACGCCGCGCCGCCTCACGAGTGCGATGGGGAGTGAGGGAGACCCGCAGTGGTCGCCCGACGGGAAGTGGATCGCCTTCACCGGCTCTCCCACGCGCACGAGCAGCGAGCGGCTCTATGTCGTCGACGCGAATGGCGGGACGCCCACCAACCTGCTGGGTGACTGGCAGTACGAGCCGGGCGCCTTCGAGTGGCTCCCCGACGGGCGCATCCTGATGGGCGCCGAGGTCGGCGGGCGTTCGGCGCTCTTTCACCTCGACCCCAGGGACAAGTCGCTCAAGGAAGTGCTGGGCGGGCGCCGCCAGCTGCGCGGCTTCTCCACCGACGAATCGGGCCAGCACGTGGTGTACGTCGCGACGAGCATGGACAAGCCGACCGAACTCTACATCGCGAATGTCGACGGGAGCAACGAACGCCGCCTCACGAGCTTCAACGATGCGCTCCTCAAGGATGTGGCCTTCAGCGATGCGGAACGCTTCACCTACAAGAGCGTCGGCAACCTCGACATCGAAGGGTGGCTGATGAAGCCGTACGGATACCAGCCGGGGAAGCGGTATCCGGTGGCGCTGTACATCCACGGCGGCCCGCACTCGGCTTATGGCGAGGGATGGTTCGACGAGTTCCAGAACCTGGCCGGCGCCGGGATGTTTGTCCTCTTCACCAATCCGCGCGGCTCGTCAGGCTACGGGGCCAAGTTCACGTACGCCACGCGCGGACGCTGGTTCGCCGAGGACTACGAGGACCTGATGAAGGCGGTGGACCTGGTCGCGAAGCGCCCCGACATCGACTCGACGCGCATGGGAGTCACCGGGGGGTCGTACGGCGGCGTGATGACCGCGTGGGTCACGGTGAAGACCAGCCGGTTCCGTGCGGCGCAAACCGATCGCATGATCAGCGACTGGTGGTCGTGGTACGGCACCTCGGATGCACAGGGGCTCACGGAGTTCGAGTTCTATGGCAAGCCGTGGGACAACCCGGCGATGTACGACTCGCTCTCTCCCATCCGCTACATCCGCAAGGTGAAGACGCCGACGCTGATGGTGCAGTCGGAAGAAGACCACCGCACGCCGATGACGGACGCCGAGCAGTGGTTCATCGGGCTCAAGAAGCAGGGGACGCCGGTCGAGTTCGTGCGGTACCCGCGCTCTACGCACGACCTGTCGCGCACGGGTGAGCCGTGGCTCCTCGTCGATCGCCTGGGGCGGTTGCGGCAGTGGTTCGGCTATTGGCTGTTGGGGGAAACGGGTGAGAAGGCAGCCAGCGGTCGATAA
- a CDS encoding 2-oxoacid:acceptor oxidoreductase subunit alpha produces the protein MSVTNEVVASGRTLAPRRAPEVRRLREHTVEVVSDSGEGAQKCSQIFGAVTAKMGNGVWTVEIIPAEIQPPARVPEGASGNRIRIGATAVTNWGDQTNLVVAFNEQVLLARHRLAALAPDATILIEDKWATHEDPDIREQWTRAMQELSGASYRIVPVPMEEQCLTLVDNPRKGKNMFALGMLAWIYDRDLERIHEQIAHTFRRKSEAVYQSSVDLVRLGYDWASEHLDFRVEVPPAPSDRAMVVMNGNEALGMGAIASGMELCAMYPITPATSVSHYLSEVFERFGGVVHQAEDEIAAAGVAIGASYAGKVAFTITSGPGLALKTEFIGLAVMTEIPLVVVDVQRGGPSTGLPTKVEQSDLLAALYAQPGDAPRVVIAPATIEECFHVMVTARRIAEAFRCVVMVLSDANLATGVQPYPRPAIDARWQADPIDLSAIPDGLKPYQWNAETGLSRRVIPGQGGGMHTVTGLSHDEGSKVAYSAGVHAKGMAMRSRKLAVLGSLLTPPTTYGADEGELLIVGWGSTKGAIEEAVDRARAAGLSVAALHLRFLSPMEPGLKEIFSRFRKVATVEINYSDSMGDPYITEDNRRRGQLSWLLRAQTLIDVDCWTRTPGEPLRPGAIVEAIHSLMPQTRAARGDA, from the coding sequence GTGTCCGTGACGAACGAAGTCGTGGCGAGCGGCAGAACCCTCGCGCCCAGAAGGGCGCCCGAGGTCCGTCGACTGCGTGAACACACCGTCGAAGTCGTCTCCGACTCCGGTGAAGGGGCGCAGAAGTGTTCGCAGATCTTCGGAGCGGTTACCGCCAAGATGGGCAACGGCGTGTGGACCGTGGAGATCATCCCCGCCGAGATCCAGCCCCCGGCCCGCGTGCCCGAGGGGGCCAGCGGCAACCGAATCCGCATCGGTGCCACCGCGGTGACCAACTGGGGCGACCAGACCAACCTGGTGGTCGCCTTCAACGAGCAGGTCCTGCTGGCGCGCCACCGGCTGGCGGCGCTCGCCCCGGATGCCACGATCCTCATCGAGGACAAGTGGGCGACGCACGAGGATCCGGACATTCGCGAGCAGTGGACGCGCGCCATGCAGGAGCTGAGCGGCGCGAGCTACCGCATTGTCCCGGTGCCGATGGAGGAGCAGTGCCTGACGCTGGTGGACAACCCGCGCAAGGGCAAGAACATGTTCGCGCTCGGCATGCTCGCGTGGATCTACGACCGCGACCTCGAGCGCATCCACGAGCAGATTGCCCACACCTTCCGCAGAAAGTCGGAGGCGGTCTACCAGAGCAGTGTGGACCTGGTGCGGCTGGGCTACGACTGGGCGAGCGAGCACCTGGACTTCCGCGTCGAGGTGCCGCCGGCGCCGAGCGATCGCGCCATGGTGGTGATGAACGGCAACGAGGCGTTGGGGATGGGTGCCATCGCCTCGGGAATGGAGCTGTGCGCGATGTATCCCATCACGCCGGCCACCTCGGTCTCGCACTACCTGTCGGAGGTGTTCGAGCGCTTTGGAGGCGTGGTGCACCAGGCGGAGGACGAGATTGCGGCTGCCGGTGTGGCGATCGGCGCGTCGTACGCGGGCAAGGTCGCCTTCACCATCACCTCCGGCCCCGGACTCGCGCTCAAGACGGAGTTCATCGGCCTCGCGGTGATGACCGAGATCCCGCTGGTGGTGGTCGACGTGCAACGTGGCGGCCCCAGCACCGGGCTCCCGACCAAGGTCGAACAGTCGGACCTGCTGGCGGCGCTCTACGCGCAGCCGGGTGACGCCCCGCGCGTCGTCATCGCACCGGCGACGATAGAGGAGTGCTTCCACGTCATGGTCACCGCGCGCCGGATTGCCGAGGCGTTCCGCTGCGTCGTGATGGTGCTGTCGGATGCCAACCTCGCCACCGGGGTGCAGCCGTATCCGCGTCCGGCGATCGATGCGCGGTGGCAGGCCGACCCGATCGACCTCTCGGCGATCCCGGACGGGCTCAAGCCCTACCAGTGGAATGCGGAGACAGGGCTCTCGCGCCGCGTCATTCCCGGGCAGGGGGGCGGGATGCACACCGTCACCGGGCTCTCGCACGACGAGGGGAGCAAGGTGGCGTACAGCGCCGGCGTCCACGCGAAGGGGATGGCGATGCGCAGCCGCAAGCTCGCCGTGCTCGGCTCGCTGCTCACGCCGCCCACGACGTACGGGGCCGACGAGGGCGAACTGCTGATCGTGGGATGGGGGAGCACCAAGGGGGCGATCGAGGAAGCGGTGGATCGAGCGCGCGCCGCGGGGCTGTCGGTGGCGGCGTTGCACCTGCGCTTCCTGTCGCCCATGGAACCGGGGCTCAAGGAGATCTTCTCGCGCTTCCGGAAGGTGGCGACGGTCGAGATCAACTACAGCGATTCGATGGGCGATCCGTACATCACCGAGGACAACCGCCGCCGCGGCCAGCTTTCGTGGTTGCTGCGTGCGCAGACGCTGATCGATGTCGACTGCTGGACGCGGACCCCGGGCGAACCGCTGCGCCCCGGCGCCATCGTCGAGGCCATTCACTCCCTGATGCCACAGACGCGCGCGGCGCGAGGTGACGCATGA
- a CDS encoding AAA family ATPase has translation MSSSTTSLPLRSLRLRPAPAGGSERFPYSVPAIRTMDVLDFPSAVTFFVGENGSGKSTLLEAVAAAAGLPAVGSEMRVEADETLVAQRSLAASIALSWRRGRARRGFFLRAEDFFGFTKTLALMRAAFVAELAAVDEEYRDRTAYARALRRGPIAASLHDMEARYGIDLDANSHGQSFLKLFQSRFVPGGLYLLDEPEAPLSPQSQLALMAMLKEMIAQGSQFIIATHSPILLAFPDSTIYSFDALPVSAVPYGALEHVALTRDFLASPDRFLRHL, from the coding sequence ATGTCGAGTTCGACCACCTCCCTCCCGCTGCGCTCGTTGCGACTGCGCCCGGCGCCAGCCGGCGGGAGCGAGCGCTTTCCGTACTCGGTCCCCGCCATCCGCACGATGGACGTGCTCGACTTCCCGTCGGCGGTCACCTTCTTCGTGGGAGAGAACGGGTCGGGGAAGTCGACGCTGCTGGAGGCCGTTGCTGCCGCCGCCGGGCTTCCCGCGGTAGGGAGCGAGATGCGCGTGGAGGCCGACGAGACGCTCGTCGCCCAACGATCGCTGGCGGCGAGCATTGCGCTCAGCTGGCGCCGCGGCCGGGCGCGGCGCGGTTTCTTCCTGCGCGCCGAGGACTTCTTCGGTTTCACAAAGACGCTGGCGCTGATGCGAGCCGCCTTCGTCGCCGAACTGGCCGCGGTGGACGAGGAGTACCGCGATCGCACGGCGTACGCGCGCGCGTTGCGACGCGGGCCGATCGCCGCCTCGTTGCATGACATGGAGGCGCGCTACGGCATCGACCTCGACGCCAACTCGCACGGGCAGAGCTTCCTCAAGCTGTTCCAGTCGCGCTTCGTCCCCGGTGGCCTCTATCTCCTGGACGAACCCGAGGCGCCGCTCTCGCCGCAGAGCCAGCTCGCGCTCATGGCGATGCTCAAGGAGATGATTGCGCAGGGTTCCCAGTTCATCATCGCCACGCACTCGCCCATCCTCCTCGCCTTTCCCGACTCCACCATCTACTCGTTCGACGCGCTCCCGGTGAGCGCCGTGCCGTACGGAGCGCTGGAGCACGTCGCGCTCACGCGCGACTTCCTGGCGAGCCCCGATCGATTCCTCCGGCACCTGTGA
- a CDS encoding glycosyltransferase codes for MTAILAWLAALQGAALVLVIARLLPGRTRRPPVAPRPEGLEGTSVSVVVATLNEARRIGPCLSGLGRQGAPLAEVIVVDSHSTDGTPELVEAVAAGDARFRLVNDPPLPPGWVGKVWALQHGLFAATGEWVLGIDADTEPRPGMVAAVVHSAREHGYDVVSFSPRFADMTVGEQWLQPSMLLTLVYRVGAAGMVDPPPHRVMANGQCFLARRDVLLANGGYEGARQSWADDVTLARTLAARGVRVGFLDGSELYKVRAYEGLAHMWREWGRSFDLSDATTRARQWFDVAHVVLAQGLPWLVLAAFALGLVTGEGWAARALLGVNVALVIIRLAMLGALRGSYERCGIGFWLSPLSDPVAAWRLVLSSARRPRGWRGRTFSLGETDAG; via the coding sequence GTGACAGCGATTCTCGCTTGGCTCGCCGCCTTGCAGGGGGCGGCGCTCGTGCTGGTCATCGCGCGGCTCCTTCCGGGGCGGACGCGCCGCCCCCCCGTTGCACCGCGTCCCGAAGGGCTGGAGGGGACGTCGGTGTCGGTCGTGGTCGCCACGCTCAACGAGGCGCGACGCATTGGGCCGTGCCTTTCGGGGCTGGGGCGCCAGGGGGCGCCACTCGCCGAAGTGATCGTCGTCGATTCGCATTCCACCGACGGCACGCCGGAGTTGGTGGAGGCCGTTGCGGCTGGCGACGCGCGCTTTCGCCTCGTGAACGATCCGCCGCTCCCACCAGGGTGGGTGGGAAAGGTCTGGGCGCTCCAGCATGGATTGTTCGCGGCAACAGGCGAGTGGGTGCTCGGCATCGACGCCGACACCGAGCCGCGACCGGGAATGGTGGCCGCCGTCGTGCATTCGGCGCGTGAGCACGGCTACGACGTGGTCTCGTTCTCCCCGCGCTTCGCCGACATGACGGTGGGCGAGCAGTGGTTGCAGCCGTCGATGCTCCTCACGCTCGTCTATCGCGTCGGGGCCGCCGGGATGGTCGATCCGCCGCCCCATCGCGTGATGGCCAATGGGCAGTGCTTCCTGGCGCGCCGCGACGTTCTCCTGGCCAACGGCGGCTACGAAGGTGCCCGGCAGTCGTGGGCCGACGATGTCACCCTCGCGCGCACACTGGCCGCGCGCGGCGTCCGTGTAGGCTTCCTGGACGGGTCTGAGCTCTACAAGGTGCGTGCATACGAGGGACTCGCGCACATGTGGCGGGAGTGGGGGCGCTCGTTCGACCTGAGCGACGCCACCACCCGCGCCCGGCAGTGGTTCGACGTCGCCCACGTCGTCCTCGCACAAGGGCTGCCGTGGCTCGTGCTCGCGGCGTTCGCCTTGGGCCTCGTCACCGGCGAGGGGTGGGCCGCTCGCGCACTGCTGGGCGTGAACGTGGCGCTGGTGATCATCCGGCTGGCGATGCTTGGGGCGCTCCGCGGGAGCTATGAGCGGTGCGGTATCGGCTTCTGGCTGTCGCCGCTGTCCGACCCGGTGGCCGCGTGGCGCCTGGTCCTGTCGTCGGCGCGCCGACCGCGGGGGTGGCGTGGTCGGACCTTTTCGTTAGGCGAGACGGACGCCGGGTGA